Proteins encoded by one window of Haematobia irritans isolate KBUSLIRL chromosome 2, ASM5000362v1, whole genome shotgun sequence:
- the LOC142224984 gene encoding uncharacterized protein LOC142224984 has product MHGGNQLMIRVIRSEFWIFRVKQLVKKVIHNCRICSIHRHRTQAQIMASLPPERTMLSRPFQNTGVDFAGPFGIKRLTARACLITKGYVCIFVCFSTRAIHLEATSDLSTQSFIAALDRFIDRRGCPEKIFSDNGKTL; this is encoded by the coding sequence ATGCACGGTGGCAATCAACTAATGATCCGCGTCATTCGATCGGAATTCTGGATTTTTCGTGTGAAACAATTAGTGAAAAAGGTTATTCACAATTGTCGGATATGTTCTATACATCGACACCGGACCCAAGCTCAAATTATGGCATCCCTGCCACCAGAACGCACTATGTTATCTAGACCCTTTCAAAATACGGGGGTAGATTTTGCTGGACCCTTTGGGATAAAAAGATTGACTGCTCGTGCTTGTCTTATTACAAAGGGTTATGTctgtatatttgtttgtttttcaactcGCGCAATCCACTTAGAAGCTACTAGTGATTTGTCGACCCAATCTTTCATAGCCGCTTTAGATCGTTTTATAGACAGACGAGGGTGTCCAGAAAAAATATTCTCGGATAATGGGAAAACTTTATAG
- the LOC142224985 gene encoding uncharacterized protein LOC142224985 gives MYCQILVDERDRNLQLILWRDNPGEPVRHFQLNTVTYGTSSAPYLVKRCLQRLATIRMDKYPLGATILKQDFYIDDGMSGSDSLVTAKEMQSQLTSLLKKAGFKLRKWCANHRQLLQDIPQDDQEVNVDFENASIKALGLIWRPASDQFCLRANRQPVSVITKLSVISDEARIYDPLGIAGPVVVAAKIFIQQLWEDQISWDDELPEDRTTKWHAFRNALNIYEDKQPFFWSDSEIVLHWINSASSSLKTFVANRISKIQDLTINSQWRHVVSKNNPAALISRGLKPEQLPECNMWFYGPLFLHGNEDSWPKEFAKELHPTSELEFKRKPVIVTTAEQMGL, from the exons atgtattgtCAGATTCTCGTGGACGAACGAGACAGGAACCTTCAACTCATTTTATGGAGGGATAATCCAGGGGAGCCTGTACGACATTTTCAACTAAACACCGTCACTTATGGAACATCATCAGCTCCCTATCTGGTGAAAAGGTGTCTACAAAGGCTGGCGACTATCCGGATGGACAAATATCCGCTTGGCGCAACGATCCTGAAGCAGGACTTTTACATCGATGACGGGATGAGCGGTTCAGATAGTTTAGTAACAGCTAAGGAAATGCAATCTCAACTCACCTCCTTACTTAAGAAAGCCGGCTTCAAGTTACGGAAGTGGTGTGCAAACCATCGCCAACTCCTCCAAGACATACCGCAAGATGATCAAGAAGTCAACGTTGATTTTGAAAACGCGTCAATCAAGGCATTGGGACTAATATGGAGACCAGCATCGGATCAATTCTGCCTTAGGGCAAATCGTCAGCCAGTCTCAGTGATAACAAAGCTATCTGTCATATCAGATGAAGCACGAATCTACGATCCGTTGGGTATAGCAGGCCCAGTCGTAGTGGCAGCCAAGATATTCATTCAACAACTTTGGGAGGATCAGATATCTTGGGATGATGAACTCCCTGAAGATCGAACAACAAAATGGCACGCCTTTCGTAACGCACTGAATAT ATACGAAGACAAACAGCCCTTCTTCTGGTCTGATTCCGAAATTGTCTTGCATTGGATAAATTCGGCATCATCATCACTCAAAACTTTTGTGGCTAACCGAATCAGCAAAATACAAGACCTCACCATCAACAGTCAATGGAGACACGTCGTCTCCAAAAACAATCCCGCAGCCTTAATCTCCAGAGGTTTAAAACCAGAACAATTACCGGAGTGCAACATGTGGTTCTATGGACCCCTTTTTTTACATGGAAATGAAGACAGTTGGCCTAAGGAATTCGCGAAGGAATTGCATCCAACAAGTGAATTAGAATTCAAACGAAAGCCTGTTATTGTCACTACAGCCGAGCAAATGGGATTATAA
- the LOC142224986 gene encoding uncharacterized protein LOC142224986 produces MNIADRLKWVQKKVFCVNCIKPDHRSKECTSKTCTKCSCKHNSLLHLEKQHIVSNKPSQSSSEALHSTSVASANSLPAWILLATAVIEITANNGRSGKFRALLDSGSQINIVSERRKTTQRVNVKFESLTSKFSSRLEAYVLPNIIPHQPSVSFDISSWSIPKNIMLADPSFQKSAKIDVLLGAEFYFHLLLSGTLHLAGKLPVLRNTKLGWIASGRLAGDSTTEATCAVFSEDDTATNELLEQFWKIEEVPAESNLTVAEQACETHFIQTTTRDLNGRFVVRLPLSQDAATLGESETSVYSRFLALERQFKRDNNLEKQYKDFMQSYEDLGHMTHIDPKKLPSPRY; encoded by the coding sequence TGTATTAAACCCGATCATCGTTCCAAGGAATGCACATCCAAGACATGCACTAAGTGTTCATGTAAACACAATTCGCTGCTGCATCTTGAAAAACAACACATTGTCAGCAACAAACCCTCACAATCTAGTAGTGAAGCATTACACTCAACCTCAGTGGCATCAGCGAACTCTCTCCCGGCATGGATTCTACTCGCAACAGCAGTAATAGAAATAACAGCCAACAATGGACGATCCGGAAAATTCCGAGCATTGTTGGACTCAGGATCCCAAATCAACATAGTCTCCGAAAGACGAAAGACTACACAGCGGGTAAACGTTAAATTCGAGTCACTCACAAGCAAGTTTTCCTCCAGGCTGGAGGCTTATGTTCTCCCAAACATAATACCACATCAACCTAGTGTATCGTTCGACATTTCATCCTGGTCTATTCCCAAAAACATAATGCTGGCAGACCCATCGTTCCAAAAGTCGGCAAAAATTGATGTGTTGCTTGGCGCAGAGTTTTACTTTCATCTTCTGTTATCAGGAACATTACACTTAGCAGGCAAGTTACCCGTCCTGCGGAACACAAAACTTGGGTGGATCGCCAGTGGACGATTAGCTGGCGACAGCACAACCGAAGCAACATGTGCAGTTTTTAGTGAAGACGATACAGCAACAAACGAACTACTTGAACAATTCTGGAAAATCGAGGAAGTTCCTGCAGAAAGCAATCTCACAGTTGCAGAACAGGCGTGTGAAACTCACTTCATTCAAACCACAACCAGAGATCTCAATGGAAGATTTGTTGTTCGTCTACCCCTGTCTCAGGATGCCGCAACACTTGGTGAATCAGAAACATCCGTATATTCCAGGTTCCTTGCCTTGGAACGACAATTCAAACGCGATAACAATCTTGAAAAACAATACAAGGACTTCATGCAGTCATACGAAGATCTTGGACACATGACTCATATCGATCCCAAAAAACTGCCAAGCCCTcggtactaa